A single window of Dehalococcoidales bacterium DNA harbors:
- a CDS encoding ABC transporter permease yields MYGWLRSYVLMLKWQALSNKPMIPLYVAVEIMIAVGFVIGIGFFYPQINPTIAKFLTTGAPTLILLMVGLVIAPQAVAMARVEGTFDYMWSLPVPRMVYLAADATIWVLITLPGVLLALIIGALYHDFTLEVSPLVIPAMLLIAMTGIFVGYAFAHGAPKPQMAQVATQIIVFAIMIFSPVMYPVEQLPNWLEAVHKVLPIQYMAELSRGTLTDLDVNLGLAFSITSAWCIAGFVVTYFVIKRRH; encoded by the coding sequence ATGTACGGATGGCTCCGTAGCTATGTGTTGATGCTAAAGTGGCAGGCTCTCAGTAACAAACCAATGATACCACTTTATGTAGCAGTGGAAATCATGATTGCGGTTGGCTTCGTCATTGGCATTGGTTTCTTCTACCCACAAATCAACCCGACCATAGCCAAATTCCTTACTACGGGTGCACCCACTCTAATTCTACTCATGGTGGGATTAGTAATAGCACCCCAGGCGGTGGCAATGGCTAGAGTGGAGGGAACCTTCGATTATATGTGGTCTTTACCGGTTCCACGAATGGTCTACCTTGCAGCCGACGCTACAATCTGGGTATTGATCACCTTACCAGGAGTACTGCTGGCCCTGATAATTGGCGCCCTGTATCATGATTTCACGCTTGAGGTAAGCCCACTTGTAATACCAGCAATGTTGCTTATAGCAATGACCGGGATATTCGTTGGCTACGCATTTGCTCATGGTGCCCCAAAACCACAGATGGCGCAAGTAGCTACTCAGATAATAGTCTTTGCCATTATGATATTCTCACCGGTTATGTACCCGGTTGAGCAATTACCCAACTGGCTGGAGGCAGTACACAAGGTACTGCCAATTCAGTACATGGCAGAGCTTTCGCGTGGTACTCTTACCGATCTAGATGTAAATCTCGGGTTAGCGTTTAGTATCACAAGTGCTTGGTGCATCGCTGGATTCGTTGTTACTTATTTTGTTATAAAACGTCGTCACTAG
- a CDS encoding GNAT family N-acetyltransferase: MKLRKHSLTLPGQRVALRPMTERDWDILLKWNNDPEILYYSEGDDVSSHTLERVQKIYRSVSQSAFCFMMECSGRPVGECWLQRMNLDRILMKYPERDCRRIDLMIGEKTLWGHGLGTEVIGTLTRFAFEDERAEFVFGCDIADYNPHSLRAFQKNGYEIHSKMRQFRGGKARFVYDVVLSRHQYHARNKNSE; this comes from the coding sequence GTGAAGCTGCGCAAACACAGTTTGACACTCCCAGGGCAACGGGTAGCATTGCGCCCGATGACCGAACGCGACTGGGACATCCTGCTCAAATGGAACAACGACCCGGAAATCCTATACTACAGTGAGGGCGACGATGTTTCATCACACACTCTTGAACGGGTACAGAAAATATACCGGAGTGTATCGCAGAGTGCGTTCTGTTTCATGATGGAATGCAGTGGCAGGCCAGTTGGCGAGTGCTGGCTTCAGCGCATGAACCTTGATAGGATTTTGATGAAGTATCCTGAGAGGGATTGCCGGCGCATTGACCTGATGATAGGAGAGAAGACACTCTGGGGACATGGCCTTGGTACGGAAGTCATTGGCACCCTAACACGATTCGCATTCGAGGATGAACGAGCAGAGTTCGTCTTCGGATGCGATATTGCAGACTACAACCCGCACAGCCTGAGAGCGTTCCAGAAAAACGGCTACGAGATACACTCGAAAATGAGACAGTTCCGGGGGGGGAAAGCGAGATTCGTCTACGATGTGGTGCTGTCCAGGCATCAGTATCACGCAAGAAACAAGAACTCGGAATGA